A window from Actinomycetospora corticicola encodes these proteins:
- a CDS encoding oxidoreductase: protein MTTTQSPATAAGTFRLGGEFTVRRLGYGAMRLTGEGIWGPPKDTDNALAVLRRAVELGVDFIDTADSYGPYVSEELVREALYPYRDVRVATKAGLLRTGPNRWIPCGRPDYLRQECEMSLRRLGVETIDLFQLHRVDPHVAADEQFGLLADLQREGKVRHVGLSQVSVEQIEAAGRIVDVASVQNRYNLVDRSSDAELRHCTEHGIAFIPWAPADAGNLAQEGNAAHDAAVELDATPAQVALAWLLQRSSVMLPIPGTASLAHLEENCAAGTLELPRAAVTRLDAAAG, encoded by the coding sequence GTGACGACGACGCAGTCGCCGGCCACCGCCGCCGGGACGTTCCGGCTGGGGGGCGAGTTCACCGTCCGGCGCCTCGGCTACGGCGCGATGCGGCTGACCGGGGAGGGCATCTGGGGCCCGCCGAAGGACACCGACAACGCGCTCGCCGTCCTGCGGCGCGCGGTCGAGCTCGGGGTCGACTTCATCGACACGGCCGACTCCTACGGGCCCTACGTCTCGGAGGAGCTCGTCCGGGAGGCGCTCTACCCGTACCGCGACGTCCGCGTCGCCACGAAGGCCGGGCTGCTGCGCACCGGACCGAACCGCTGGATCCCCTGCGGCCGGCCCGACTACCTGCGCCAGGAGTGCGAGATGAGCCTGCGCCGCCTCGGCGTGGAGACCATCGACCTCTTCCAGCTCCACCGGGTCGACCCGCACGTGGCGGCCGACGAGCAGTTCGGCCTCCTCGCCGACCTGCAGCGTGAGGGCAAGGTGCGCCACGTCGGTCTCTCGCAGGTGTCGGTCGAGCAGATCGAGGCGGCGGGTCGGATCGTCGACGTCGCGTCGGTGCAGAACCGCTACAACCTCGTCGACCGCTCCTCCGACGCCGAGCTGCGCCACTGCACGGAGCACGGCATCGCCTTCATCCCGTGGGCCCCGGCCGATGCCGGCAACCTCGCGCAGGAGGGCAACGCGGCGCACGACGCGGCCGTCGAGCTCGACGCGACACCCGCGCAGGTCGCCCTCGCGTGGCTCCTGCAGCGCAGCTCGGTGATGCTGCCGATCCCGGGCACCGCCTCGCTCGCGCACCTCGAGGAGAACTGCGCCGCCGGGACGCTGGAGCTCCCTCGCGCGGCCGTCACGCGCCTGGACGCCGCGGCGGGCTGA
- a CDS encoding MFS transporter, whose amino-acid sequence MANDSGGGPRHRWLVLGICCTSLLVVSMDNTIVNVALPAIRADLDASITELQWTVDAYTLVLACFLMLAGATGDRLGRRRTFQTGLAVFGLGSLLCSLAPSVGWLIAARAVQGLGGTMLNPIALSIVTNVFVDPRERARAIGVWGSVVGISLGLGPVLGGLLTETVGWRAIFWVNVPIVLAAIALTARYVPESRAAHARRPDPVGQLCVVVLLGSVTTAVIEAPRLGWASGAVIGLGVVAVVALAALLWWERRRREPLLELGFFASVPFSAATVIAVCAFAAFASFLFLCTLYLQEVRGLSSLAAGLALLPAAVTSTLCAPLSGRLVASRGARPSLVVAGVAMTISGVALSQVGPATPEWVLLGVFALFGIGFGMVNPPITNTAVSGMPRAQAGVAAAVASTSRQVGSTLGVAVAGTVVAAAATVGSGLPPAWFVAAGATAVVGVLGVVATTARARASADRVAAAFAEETAPARV is encoded by the coding sequence ATGGCGAACGACTCCGGCGGCGGACCCCGGCACCGCTGGCTCGTGCTCGGCATCTGCTGCACGAGCCTGCTCGTGGTCTCGATGGACAACACGATCGTCAACGTCGCGCTGCCGGCGATCCGCGCCGACCTCGACGCCTCGATCACCGAACTGCAGTGGACGGTCGACGCCTACACGCTCGTCCTCGCCTGCTTCCTCATGCTGGCGGGCGCGACCGGCGACCGGCTCGGCCGACGACGGACGTTCCAGACCGGCCTCGCGGTCTTCGGTCTGGGCTCGCTGCTCTGCAGCCTCGCGCCCTCGGTGGGCTGGCTGATCGCGGCCCGCGCCGTCCAGGGCCTCGGCGGGACGATGCTCAACCCGATCGCGCTGTCCATCGTCACGAACGTCTTCGTCGACCCGCGCGAGCGGGCGCGGGCCATCGGCGTGTGGGGCTCCGTCGTCGGGATCTCGCTCGGCCTGGGCCCGGTACTCGGCGGGCTGCTCACCGAGACGGTCGGCTGGCGGGCGATCTTCTGGGTCAACGTGCCGATCGTGCTCGCGGCGATCGCGCTGACCGCGCGCTACGTGCCGGAGTCGCGGGCGGCGCACGCCCGGCGTCCCGACCCCGTGGGCCAGCTCTGCGTCGTCGTCCTGCTCGGGTCCGTGACGACGGCCGTGATCGAGGCCCCGCGACTGGGCTGGGCCTCGGGTGCCGTCATCGGGCTCGGGGTGGTCGCGGTCGTCGCGCTCGCCGCCCTCCTCTGGTGGGAGCGCCGCCGCCGGGAGCCGCTGCTCGAGCTCGGCTTCTTCGCGAGCGTGCCGTTCTCCGCGGCCACGGTCATCGCGGTGTGCGCGTTCGCGGCCTTCGCGTCCTTCCTCTTCCTGTGCACCCTCTACCTGCAGGAGGTCCGGGGGCTGTCGTCGCTCGCCGCGGGCCTGGCCCTGCTCCCCGCGGCCGTCACCTCGACGCTCTGCGCCCCGCTCTCGGGTCGGCTGGTCGCCTCCCGCGGCGCCCGCCCCTCGCTCGTCGTCGCCGGGGTCGCCATGACGATCTCCGGGGTCGCGCTCTCGCAGGTCGGGCCGGCGACCCCGGAGTGGGTGCTGCTCGGCGTGTTCGCGCTGTTCGGGATCGGCTTCGGCATGGTCAACCCGCCGATCACCAACACCGCCGTGAGCGGCATGCCGCGGGCCCAGGCCGGGGTGGCCGCGGCCGTCGCGTCGACGAGCCGGCAGGTCGGCTCGACGCTCGGGGTCGCGGTCGCGGGCACCGTGGTCGCCGCGGCGGCCACCGTCGGATCGGGGCTGCCGCCGGCGTGGTTCGTCGCGGCCGGCGCCACGGCCGTCGTCGGGGTGCTCGGCGTGGTCGCGACGACGGCGCGCGCCCGAGCGAGCGCGGACCGGGTGGCCGCCGCCTTCGCCGAGGAGACCGCGCCCGCGAGGGTGTGA
- a CDS encoding MFS transporter → MAAPGLLEQARGLTREQRNAFLAAWLGWAMDAFDFFLVVFVLSDIAKEFGRSTTEVAFLTTVTLIARPVGAFIFGIWADKKGRRIPLMVDVLFYSAMEVLSGLAPTFTVLVVLRFLFGLGMGGEWGLGASLALEKIPPEKRGFWSGLLQQGYPVGYLLATLANFVVTPYLGWRWLFVLGAIPALIAFLIRTRVGESEAWERTQEKVELTKVGPRQVFLQPAVLRRFAYLIVLMTLFNFMSHGTQDFVPTFLKEDFAASTGTVTVVAIIYNIGAIVGGAYFGALSERFGRRRTAAGCAILAIPVAFLFAFSPALGLVTLGAFLLQVLVQGGWGVVPAHLAELSPDEVRGFYPGVTYQLGNAIASFNLPLQTALAAAYSGSVALAAVIVPVLVLTAAALLLGPEARGKVFGEVPSARVH, encoded by the coding sequence ATGGCAGCTCCGGGACTCCTCGAGCAGGCGCGGGGGCTCACCCGCGAGCAGCGCAACGCCTTCCTGGCGGCGTGGCTGGGCTGGGCGATGGACGCCTTCGACTTCTTCCTCGTCGTGTTCGTCCTGTCCGACATCGCGAAGGAGTTCGGCCGCTCCACGACCGAGGTGGCCTTCCTCACGACGGTCACCCTGATCGCGCGACCGGTCGGGGCGTTCATCTTCGGGATCTGGGCCGACAAGAAGGGCCGCCGCATCCCGCTCATGGTCGACGTCCTCTTCTACTCGGCGATGGAGGTGCTCTCCGGGCTCGCGCCGACCTTCACCGTCCTCGTCGTCCTGCGCTTCCTCTTCGGCCTGGGCATGGGCGGCGAGTGGGGGCTCGGGGCGTCGCTGGCCCTGGAGAAGATCCCGCCGGAGAAGCGCGGCTTCTGGTCGGGGCTGCTGCAGCAGGGCTACCCGGTGGGCTACCTGCTCGCGACCCTCGCCAACTTCGTGGTGACGCCGTACCTCGGCTGGCGCTGGCTGTTCGTGCTCGGCGCGATCCCGGCGCTGATCGCCTTCCTCATCCGCACCCGCGTCGGGGAGTCCGAGGCCTGGGAGCGCACCCAGGAGAAGGTGGAGCTCACGAAGGTCGGGCCGCGGCAGGTGTTCCTGCAGCCCGCCGTGCTCCGGCGCTTCGCCTACCTGATCGTGCTCATGACGCTGTTCAACTTCATGAGCCACGGCACGCAGGACTTCGTGCCGACCTTCCTCAAGGAGGACTTCGCCGCCTCGACCGGCACGGTCACCGTCGTCGCGATCATCTACAACATCGGCGCGATCGTCGGCGGGGCGTACTTCGGGGCGCTCTCCGAACGCTTCGGGCGTCGGCGCACGGCCGCGGGCTGCGCGATCCTCGCGATCCCCGTCGCCTTCCTCTTCGCCTTCTCCCCGGCCCTCGGCCTGGTCACCCTCGGCGCCTTCCTGCTCCAGGTCCTCGTCCAGGGCGGCTGGGGGGTGGTGCCGGCCCACCTCGCGGAGCTCTCGCCGGACGAGGTCCGCGGCTTCTACCCGGGCGTGACCTACCAGCTCGGCAACGCGATCGCGTCGTTCAACCTGCCGCTGCAGACGGCGCTGGCCGCCGCCTACAGCGGGTCGGTGGCGCTCGCGGCGGTCATCGTCCCGGTGCTCGTCCTGACGGCGGCGGCGCTCCTGCTGGGTCCGGAGGCCCGGGGGAAGGTGTTCGGCGAGGTGCCTTCGGCCCGTGTGCACTAA
- the cutA gene encoding divalent-cation tolerance protein CutA, translating to MARVSTHGREAHLLITTTDSDDEAGRLARGLVEARLAACVQIVGPVRSVFRWEGAVQVEPEYQLVVKTTRVAEVTDWIVEHHSYDVPEVIALPVVGGHETYLTWVADESSG from the coding sequence ATGGCACGGGTTAGTACTCACGGGCGCGAAGCGCACCTCCTGATCACCACCACCGACTCCGACGACGAGGCCGGGCGGCTCGCCCGCGGGCTCGTCGAGGCCCGGCTCGCCGCGTGCGTGCAGATCGTGGGGCCGGTCCGCAGCGTGTTCCGCTGGGAGGGGGCGGTGCAGGTCGAGCCGGAGTACCAGCTCGTCGTGAAGACGACGCGGGTGGCGGAGGTGACCGACTGGATCGTCGAGCACCACTCCTACGACGTGCCCGAGGTGATCGCGCTGCCCGTCGTCGGCGGGCACGAGACGTATCTGACGTGGGTGGCGGACGAATCGTCCGGTTAG
- a CDS encoding MFS transporter, with amino-acid sequence MSVDLGTDALRRGDPGFRRVSVGLFFAGFTTFALLYATQPLLPRLVDVFGVSPGTASLSVSVTTGGLALAIIPASALSERWGRRPVMLWSLAGAVVLGLAASVAPSLWLLLVLRGLEGVALAGLPAVGMAYLADEIDRGHLGGAMGLYVAGNSVGGFGGRVVVSALNDLTGSWRLALGGIAAVSGVCLLVFWLVLPPSRRFTPTPVAPAELVGEVRSHLADPVLRRLFAVGLLLMGTFVCAYNYVAFRLLGPPFSLPDLVVGFVFVLYAVGTVTSTVAGRISGRLGARTTVLAACAVAAVGALAMLAPVLALVIGGLALLTVGFFAGHAVASAWVGRRAEHGRAVASGMYLFSYYVGSSVGGTLGGVVFGVAGWSATVGFLVVLLAATAVVVRPLSSRSSAARGEPARA; translated from the coding sequence ATGTCCGTGGACCTCGGTACCGACGCCCTCCGTCGCGGCGACCCCGGGTTCCGACGTGTCTCGGTCGGGTTGTTCTTCGCCGGCTTCACGACCTTCGCGTTGCTCTACGCGACGCAGCCGCTGCTCCCGCGCCTCGTCGACGTGTTCGGGGTGTCCCCGGGGACGGCCTCGCTGTCGGTCTCGGTGACGACGGGCGGGCTCGCCCTGGCGATCATCCCGGCGTCGGCCCTCTCGGAGCGGTGGGGCCGGCGGCCGGTGATGCTCTGGTCGCTCGCGGGCGCGGTGGTGCTCGGGCTGGCCGCGTCGGTGGCGCCGTCGCTCTGGCTGCTGCTGGTGCTGCGGGGGTTGGAGGGCGTCGCGCTGGCCGGGCTGCCCGCCGTCGGGATGGCGTACCTGGCCGACGAGATCGACCGCGGGCACCTCGGCGGCGCGATGGGCCTCTACGTCGCCGGGAACTCGGTCGGCGGCTTCGGCGGGCGCGTCGTGGTGTCCGCGCTGAACGACCTCACCGGCTCGTGGCGGCTCGCCCTCGGCGGCATCGCGGCCGTGTCGGGCGTCTGCCTGCTCGTGTTCTGGCTGGTGCTGCCGCCCTCCCGCCGCTTCACCCCGACCCCCGTCGCACCCGCCGAGCTGGTCGGCGAGGTCCGTTCGCACCTGGCCGACCCGGTGCTGCGCCGCCTGTTCGCGGTCGGGCTACTGCTCATGGGCACCTTCGTCTGCGCCTACAACTACGTGGCGTTCCGCCTGCTCGGGCCGCCGTTCTCGCTGCCCGACCTCGTGGTCGGCTTCGTCTTCGTGCTCTACGCGGTGGGCACGGTGACCTCCACGGTCGCCGGTCGGATCTCGGGGCGCCTCGGCGCCCGGACGACCGTGCTCGCGGCCTGCGCCGTGGCGGCGGTCGGCGCGCTCGCGATGCTCGCCCCGGTGCTCGCGCTGGTGATCGGCGGCCTGGCCCTGCTCACGGTGGGGTTCTTCGCCGGCCACGCGGTGGCGTCGGCCTGGGTGGGGCGACGCGCCGAGCACGGGCGGGCCGTCGCCTCCGGGATGTACCTGTTCAGCTACTACGTCGGATCGTCCGTGGGCGGCACGCTCGGGGGCGTCGTCTTCGGGGTCGCGGGATGGTCGGCGACCGTCGGGTTCCTCGTGGTGCTCCTCGCGGCGACGGCCGTGGTGGTGCGCCCGTTGTCGTCCCGCTCCTCCGCCGCGCGAGGGGAACCCGCACGCGCGTAG
- a CDS encoding sigma-70 family RNA polymerase sigma factor, with protein MDAALDLRGDLDAARDGDPTAFDRLVAPLHRELHAHCYRMLGSVHDADDALQDALLRAWRAVGRFEGRSALRSWLYTVTTRTCLDLVEARGRRALPMDLGPSSSEPVLDDAPVEVAWLTPYPDAALAVEERESVELAFVAALQHLPGNQRAALLLFEVLGFSAAEIATTMDTSTASVNSALQRARRIVAEKVPPVSQARTLADLDDARLRAVVAGYASALEQGDADRLVALLTEDVTWSMPPLPGWYAGRGPVEAFTRAVPLGSCGTWRTVVTSANGQPAVALYLCGPAVSPPDDGSYRAWSITVLTLRGERIADLTSFLGTEHFAAAGLPLVLD; from the coding sequence ATGGACGCCGCGCTCGACCTCCGCGGAGACCTCGACGCCGCCCGCGACGGGGACCCGACCGCCTTCGACCGGTTGGTCGCGCCGCTGCACCGTGAGCTGCACGCCCACTGCTACCGCATGCTCGGGTCGGTGCACGACGCCGACGACGCGCTCCAGGACGCGCTGCTGCGGGCGTGGCGGGCCGTCGGGCGGTTCGAGGGACGAAGCGCGCTGCGGTCCTGGCTCTACACGGTCACCACGCGGACCTGCCTGGACCTCGTCGAGGCCCGGGGCCGCCGGGCCCTGCCGATGGACCTCGGCCCGTCGTCGTCCGAGCCCGTCCTCGACGACGCCCCGGTCGAGGTCGCCTGGCTGACGCCCTACCCCGACGCGGCGCTCGCCGTCGAGGAACGCGAGTCGGTGGAGCTCGCCTTCGTCGCGGCCCTGCAGCACCTGCCCGGCAACCAGCGGGCCGCCCTGCTGCTCTTCGAGGTGCTCGGCTTCTCCGCCGCGGAGATCGCGACGACGATGGACACCTCCACCGCGTCGGTGAACTCCGCCCTGCAGCGGGCCCGGCGCATCGTCGCGGAGAAGGTCCCGCCGGTGTCGCAGGCCCGCACGCTCGCCGACCTCGACGACGCCCGCCTGCGAGCCGTGGTCGCCGGCTACGCGTCCGCCCTCGAGCAGGGCGACGCCGACCGCCTCGTCGCGCTGCTCACCGAGGACGTCACGTGGTCGATGCCGCCGCTGCCCGGCTGGTACGCCGGACGCGGCCCCGTCGAGGCCTTCACCCGGGCGGTGCCCCTCGGGTCGTGCGGGACGTGGCGCACCGTGGTGACCAGCGCGAACGGTCAGCCCGCGGTGGCGCTCTACCTGTGCGGGCCCGCGGTCTCACCCCCCGACGACGGGTCCTACCGCGCGTGGTCGATCACCGTGCTGACCCTGCGCGGCGAGCGGATCGCAGACCTGACGTCGTTCCTCGGGACCGAGCACTTCGCGGCAGCGGGACTGCCGCTCGTGCTCGACTGA
- a CDS encoding carboxymuconolactone decarboxylase family protein, translated as MTRPSRLRPDELDPAARAVYDAIASGPRAGSGLVHDDGSLRGPFDAMLRHSAVGGPLQALGAALRYGGELSDRARELVILRVAGVRDSRFERATHEPIARRAGLTDDELAGLAADAVVPWPDPVERTADTAARALLHHDPVDDDTYRAWTDVLGEARLVEVTALVGYYGLLADLLRVFAPEA; from the coding sequence GTGACCCGTCCCTCGCGCCTCCGTCCCGACGAGCTGGACCCGGCCGCCCGGGCCGTGTACGACGCCATCGCCTCCGGTCCCCGGGCGGGCAGCGGCCTCGTGCACGACGACGGGTCGCTGCGCGGCCCGTTCGACGCAATGCTGCGCCACTCCGCCGTCGGGGGACCGTTGCAGGCCCTGGGGGCGGCGCTGCGCTACGGCGGAGAGCTGTCCGACCGGGCCCGCGAGCTGGTGATCCTCCGGGTGGCCGGGGTGCGGGACAGCCGCTTCGAGCGGGCCACCCACGAGCCGATCGCCCGCCGGGCCGGCCTGACCGACGACGAGCTCGCCGGACTCGCCGCCGACGCCGTCGTCCCGTGGCCCGACCCCGTCGAGCGCACCGCTGACACCGCGGCCCGGGCGCTCCTGCACCACGACCCGGTCGACGACGACACCTACCGCGCCTGGACCGACGTCCTCGGGGAGGCCCGGCTCGTGGAGGTGACGGCGCTCGTCGGTTACTACGGCCTGCTCGCCGACCTCCTGCGTGTGTTCGCGCCGGAGGCATGA
- a CDS encoding NADP-dependent oxidoreductase, with amino-acid sequence MRAARFHRYGGPEVLTVEDAPEPHAGPGSVRIRVRAASVNPIDRLVRAGALAEVLPLELPVIPGRDAAGVVDEVGPDVRGVSAGDLVFGLGGIADTTAEFAVLTAWAAVPPTWSVEEAAAAGLGSVTALRALAPFGDLRGRTLLVDGASGAVGTAAAAAALHAGATVIGTAREANHEPLRAAGVVPTTYGPGLPERVRALAPQGVDAALHAAASDALPDLVDLVGGDPTRVVTVIDREGAARLGTHLVDAANDSSVLAAAAELGRDGHYRPRVAHVLPLDDIAKAHELAAGSSGKVVVTVP; translated from the coding sequence ATGCGCGCAGCGCGCTTCCACCGCTACGGCGGCCCCGAGGTCCTCACCGTGGAGGACGCGCCCGAGCCCCACGCCGGTCCGGGCTCCGTCCGCATCCGGGTGCGGGCGGCGAGCGTCAACCCGATCGACCGGCTGGTGCGCGCCGGGGCGCTGGCGGAGGTCCTGCCCCTCGAGCTGCCCGTGATCCCGGGTCGCGACGCTGCGGGCGTCGTCGACGAGGTCGGTCCGGACGTCAGGGGCGTGTCCGCGGGCGACCTCGTGTTCGGGCTCGGCGGCATCGCCGACACCACCGCCGAGTTCGCGGTGCTGACCGCGTGGGCCGCGGTCCCGCCGACCTGGAGCGTCGAAGAGGCCGCCGCCGCCGGGCTCGGCTCCGTGACCGCCCTCCGGGCCCTGGCGCCGTTCGGTGACCTCCGGGGGCGCACCCTGCTGGTCGACGGAGCGTCCGGAGCCGTGGGCACCGCCGCGGCGGCGGCCGCGCTGCACGCGGGCGCCACTGTGATCGGCACCGCGCGCGAGGCCAACCACGAGCCCCTGCGCGCCGCCGGCGTCGTCCCGACCACCTACGGCCCCGGCCTGCCCGAGCGGGTCCGTGCCCTCGCGCCCCAGGGGGTCGACGCGGCCCTGCACGCTGCGGCCTCCGACGCCCTGCCCGATCTGGTCGATCTCGTCGGCGGCGACCCGACGCGCGTGGTCACCGTCATCGACCGGGAGGGCGCCGCCCGCCTCGGGACACACCTCGTGGACGCCGCGAACGACTCCTCCGTGCTGGCCGCGGCCGCCGAGCTCGGGCGGGACGGCCACTACCGTCCCCGCGTCGCCCACGTGCTGCCGCTGGACGACATCGCGAAGGCTCACGAGCTCGCCGCCGGTAGCAGCGGCAAGGTCGTGGTCACCGTGCCCTGA
- the dnaB gene encoding replicative DNA helicase, which produces MAVLDERGAGGRDGGFKGQRSGDGEGRPEFDRQPPQDIAAEQSVLGAVLLSKDAIADVIELLKPDDFYRPAHQTVYECVLDLYGRGEPADAVTVSADLERRGELLRIGGAPYLHTLIASVPTAANASYYAEIVADRAVLRRLVEAGTRIVQLGYNGGDGADTDDIVDRAQAAVYEVTDRRVTEDYVALEDVLQPTMDEIDAIASRGGVSFGVPTGFADLDDVTNGLHAGQMIIVAARPGIGKALALDTPLPTPTGWTTMGDVAVGDHLLDADGRPTLVVAATDVLAGRPCFEVTFSDGTTIVADARHQWLTDTRASRRSERVPAAVRTTEEIAATLRTPTADARLNHSVDTCRALELPEQDLLVPPYALGIWLGDGTAASASFTSADPEVAALIETEGLLAPELGTPMRYGLRLPAGSGPAERVCVVCGTTFVPATSQVRTCGQSCGGRARFVSAPVAAPTCPDCGAPTSGLVRCQACHHAYGTVQGRLRTLGVLGDKHIPMPYLRASEAQRRALLAGLLDSDGTVLPKGAIQFAVTHRRLAEDVAELVVSLGYRCSMTTKAVRGRTDASSTSYLLTFSTTEEVFRLERKRLAHKERCPATSDVRTRRRYVTAVRPVSSVPVRCVEVDNTDHLYLAGRAMVPTHNSTLGLDFARSASVKHGLTSAVFSLEMSRTEIVMRMLSAEAKIRLADMRAGTMTDDDWTRLARRMSEISEAPLFIDDSPNMTIMEIRAKARRLKQRHDLRLIILDYMQLMTSGKKVESRQQEVSEFSRQLKLLAKELEIPLVAMSQLNRGPEQRTDKKPQLSDLRESGSLEQDADMVMLINRPDAFERDDPRAGEADIILAKHRNGPTATIPIAHQLHYSRFADLARG; this is translated from the coding sequence CTGCTCAGCAAGGACGCCATCGCCGACGTCATCGAACTGCTGAAGCCCGACGACTTCTACCGGCCGGCCCACCAGACGGTCTACGAGTGCGTGCTGGACCTCTACGGCCGCGGCGAGCCGGCCGACGCCGTCACCGTCTCGGCCGACCTCGAACGGCGGGGCGAGCTGCTCCGCATCGGGGGCGCGCCGTACCTGCACACGCTCATCGCCAGCGTCCCCACGGCGGCGAACGCGTCGTACTACGCCGAGATCGTCGCCGACCGGGCCGTGCTGCGGCGCCTCGTCGAGGCGGGGACACGCATCGTCCAGCTCGGCTACAACGGTGGGGACGGAGCCGACACCGACGACATCGTCGACCGGGCCCAGGCCGCCGTGTACGAGGTGACCGACCGCCGGGTCACCGAGGACTACGTGGCCCTCGAGGACGTCCTCCAGCCCACGATGGACGAGATCGACGCCATCGCCTCGCGCGGCGGGGTGTCCTTCGGCGTGCCCACCGGGTTCGCCGACCTCGACGACGTGACGAACGGCCTGCACGCCGGGCAGATGATCATCGTGGCGGCCAGGCCTGGAATTGGGAAGGCCCTCGCCCTCGACACGCCGCTGCCCACGCCCACGGGCTGGACGACCATGGGCGACGTCGCGGTCGGCGACCACCTGCTCGACGCCGACGGTCGGCCGACGCTGGTCGTCGCCGCGACCGACGTCCTCGCCGGTCGTCCCTGCTTCGAGGTCACGTTCTCCGACGGCACCACGATCGTCGCGGACGCCCGGCACCAGTGGCTCACCGATACCCGCGCCTCCCGCCGCTCGGAGCGGGTGCCCGCGGCCGTGCGCACCACCGAGGAGATCGCGGCGACCCTCCGCACCCCCACGGCCGACGCCCGCCTCAACCACTCCGTGGACACCTGCCGGGCGCTGGAGCTGCCCGAGCAGGACCTGCTCGTGCCGCCCTACGCGCTCGGCATCTGGCTCGGCGACGGCACCGCCGCGAGCGCGAGTTTCACGAGCGCGGATCCGGAGGTCGCGGCGCTGATCGAGACCGAGGGACTCCTCGCGCCGGAGCTGGGCACGCCGATGCGGTACGGGCTCCGGCTGCCCGCGGGATCGGGCCCGGCCGAGCGGGTGTGTGTCGTCTGCGGGACCACGTTCGTGCCGGCGACGTCCCAGGTGCGGACCTGCGGGCAGTCGTGCGGCGGGAGGGCCCGGTTCGTCTCGGCGCCGGTGGCCGCTCCGACGTGCCCGGACTGCGGTGCACCGACCTCGGGTCTCGTCCGCTGCCAGGCCTGCCACCACGCCTACGGCACGGTGCAGGGGCGGCTCCGCACCCTGGGCGTGCTCGGCGACAAGCACATCCCGATGCCGTACCTGCGTGCCTCCGAGGCCCAGCGCCGCGCCCTGCTCGCCGGGCTCCTCGACTCCGACGGCACGGTGCTGCCGAAGGGCGCGATCCAGTTCGCGGTGACCCACCGGCGGCTCGCCGAGGACGTGGCCGAGCTGGTCGTCTCGCTCGGGTACCGCTGCTCGATGACGACGAAGGCGGTCCGTGGTCGGACCGACGCCTCGAGCACGTCCTACCTCCTCACGTTCAGCACCACGGAGGAGGTCTTCCGGCTCGAGCGGAAGCGGCTGGCGCACAAGGAGCGGTGCCCCGCCACCTCCGACGTGCGGACGAGGCGCCGCTACGTGACCGCGGTCCGTCCCGTGTCCTCGGTTCCGGTGCGGTGCGTCGAGGTGGACAACACCGACCACCTGTACCTCGCGGGGCGCGCCATGGTCCCCACCCACAACTCAACGCTCGGCCTCGACTTCGCGCGGTCGGCGAGCGTCAAGCACGGGCTCACGAGCGCCGTGTTCTCGCTGGAGATGAGCCGCACCGAGATCGTCATGCGCATGCTCTCGGCCGAGGCGAAGATCCGGCTGGCCGACATGCGCGCCGGCACGATGACCGACGACGACTGGACCCGGCTGGCCCGCCGCATGAGCGAGATCTCCGAGGCACCGTTGTTCATCGACGACTCGCCGAACATGACGATCATGGAGATCCGCGCGAAGGCCCGGCGGCTCAAGCAGCGCCACGACCTGCGGCTGATCATCCTCGACTACATGCAGCTGATGACCTCCGGCAAGAAGGTCGAGAGCCGTCAGCAGGAGGTCTCGGAGTTCTCGCGTCAGCTGAAGCTGCTGGCGAAGGAGCTGGAGATCCCGCTGGTCGCGATGAGCCAGCTCAACCGTGGTCCGGAGCAGCGCACCGACAAGAAGCCGCAGCTCTCCGACCTCCGTGAGTCCGGGTCGCTGGAGCAGGACGCCGACATGGTCATGCTGATCAACCGACCCGACGCCTTCGAGCGGGACGACCCCCGCGCGGGCGAAGCCGACATCATCCTGGCCAAGCACCGCAACGGGCCCACGGCGACGATCCCGATCGCCCACCAGCTGCACTACAGCCGCTTCGCCGACCTCGCCCGGGGCTGA